From a region of the Castanea sativa cultivar Marrone di Chiusa Pesio chromosome 10, ASM4071231v1 genome:
- the LOC142614061 gene encoding 14 kDa proline-rich protein DC2.15: MDSKRSLSAALFISVNLLFFAIVSGCYTCPSLPKPNPNPNPKPSPTTVPQSCPRDALKLGVCAKVLNGAVGTVIGSPPDTPCCSLLAGLVDLEAAVCLCTAIKANILGINLNIPISLSLLINTCGKKLPSDFQCA, encoded by the coding sequence ATGGATTCCAAGAGATCTCTGTCAGCTGCTTTGTTCATATCAGTTAACCTTCTCTTCTTTGCCATTGTTAGTGGTTGTTACACTTGTCCTAGTCTTCCTAAGCCtaatccaaacccaaaccctaaaccaagCCCTACTACTGTCCCGCAGAGCTGCCCCAGAGATGCACTAAAGCTAGGGGTCTGTGCTAAGGTGCTTAATGGAGCAGTTGGGACAGTCATCGGGTCCCCACCAGATACCCCATGCTGCTCACTACTTGCAGGGCTTGTCGATCTTGAAGCTGCTGTTTGCCTTTGCACTGCCATTAAAGCCAACATTCTTGGCATCAACCTTAACATTCCCATTTCACTTAGCTTGCTTATCAATACTTGTGGGAAGAAGCTCCCCTCTGACTTCCAATGTGCCTAG